ATCTGCTTCTAACTTGACATTTTTAGAATAACTACCTTTGTTTGCAATTATTTTTTTAAAGTTAAATAAATGAAAAATGATATATTGCATCTGAGTGTTGTCATCTCCAAATCCGACTATTGGCTCAGAAAATGGAGAAAATATTAGTGAGAGTTCTTCTGGATTTGACAAGTGACAAGTTGTTACGTATACTTTAATTTGCTTTTTATGATTCTTTAACTCTAAAGAAAAGAACTTATCTGATGCAAGCATCCAAGCTAATTCTACTCTTTCAGAGTTATCTAATTCTTCTATATTGGTGATATGCACACGAATTCGAGGTCGTGGAACTAGATCGAGACGAATTTCCGCATTTACAGTAGATAAAACAATCTCATCACTATCCTTAATCAATACTTTGTCCTTTGCAATGACCGTTGACTGATTCGGCTCACCGAAAGGAAAAAGAGGAACAAACTGATCTTTATTATTCATAATAGTACCTGATTATAATATATTAGATTCTTAAATAGTTTGAGTAATATATTCATCATATTTATCAGAGGTCTTAATATAAATATTCTTTGACAGTTTAGATGTAATACACTGTCTTATATCTCGTTTTCATATTCGCTATTTATTACACTATTTGAAAGGCAGAGCAGTCATAAAACATAGTTACTGGTGACTCCAACTGAGGATATAGTCTAAAATAAATATTTGGAAATACTACCAAAGCTGGCAATATCTTCTCAAAGCAAGCAGTACATATTTAAAACTTGATCTAGAAAAACAGCAGACTAAACATGAGGTAACTTCTGGGAAAAAGGAGAATAAATTACGTGAAGTTTCTAACAAATTTACGAATAAACGTCATTTTCTTTTAAATATAATATTTGAACAGATACATAAATACAAAGGTTTTAATATATGTTATTTCTTTAACTATTTGTTTCTAAACTCTCTTTCTTACAAGCCATGTTTAAATTTAAAAAATTTTGGTTCAAAAATAGGGTCATATGAGGCTATTTGGAAAATATTATAAGGTTGAAAATAAAAACGTAGCGATTAAAAAGACGACAAACTGATGTTAAAAATTGATGGTGTTCGCTCATGAATTTACAGGAACAAATCGAAGAGTTTAATAAGAGACCAAATGCCAAATATGCATATATAGGTTTAATAATTGCCGTCCTATTTACTATTGCAGCAATAGCAGATCCCCAAGCTACAATAGGAATGTTTTTTTCAATTATCTCACTGTTATTTTATTTATTAGTATGTTATTTTATCTTTAAATTTTGTTTCAGAAGCCAAAAACAACAACAGCAGCAACAAGTCGTAATAAACAATTCAAATAAAAAAGCGCGAGTTTGTCCTAAATGTGGATTACAAAATGATATCGACAGTAAGTTTTGCTCGGATTGTGGTTATGAATTTAAAATCGGCAAAAGTGAATAAGTATTTAAAATCTATCAATATTTGGTTGAGACAGTCCAATCTGTGTCACTCAAAACCTGATAGATGCTTTGTTTATAAGAATAGACATTTGCCACTATGTGCACGATGCACAGGAATTATTTTAGGAGGATTAATTTATCTCATATCTTCCAAGCTATTTTTTTTTATTTTACCTATAAATCCAACATATTTAAATTATAAACTATGTTTTGTCTTAGCAATACCTATGGTTATAGACGGTGGATTACAGTACTTGGGATATAAACAAAGTACTAATAATCGTAGGTTTGCAACTGGATTTTTATTTGGAATAGGATCAGTTATATTTTGCTTAAACATTACAGAGTGGTTTTTCTTACAACTGAATGCATAATATATTATCTCGAAACTATGCTTGCTGTACAAATATTCAGAGGCCGCTTAAGGAATAAATTTTGACATTTATTTATATTAAAGAGTCAATATTTTTTTCAGTGTTCTAAAAAGTGTTCTGTGAGCAGTAATTGATCTTAATTAGGTTTAGAGTGGACTTAATTGGGCTATTAGCGGCTGAACACTCTTTAAATCATTTTCTCAAACCTATCCAGCACTAAAAACATAAATTCCTTTGTGCCAACCAGATATTCTCGCTGCCCGAGCATTTCTTGCTTTTTCTGCACAAACGGTCCCTCCGCCAGCCCTTCCCCAAATCGCTCAATCAAAGACCGAATTCTTTCTTCATTCACCTCGGGATGAAACTGAAGCGCCACAACCCTTCCGTTATAAATGAATCCCTGGTTCTTGCAGCCCTCGCTTTCAAAAAGGTGAACAGCTCCTGCCGGCAGGTCAAAAGTCCTGCTGTGCCAGTGAAAAACCGTAATCCTTTCCGACAGCCCCTCAAGAAATTCTGGTTTATTTTTGCCGCCGGATGCCCTTACAGGAAACCATCCCATCTCCATATGCGGGTTTTCATAAACGCGGGCGCCGAGGATGTCAGCAAGCAATTGCGCACCAAGGCAGATTCCAAGTATCGGTTTTCCAGTGTCAACTGCCTGCTTGATAAATGCTTTTTCATCCCTCAGCCAGGGATTTTCTTCATAATCGTAGATTCCCATTGGACCACCCATGATGATAAGAAGATCAAAAGAATCAAGTTCCGGGGGACTTTTTGCCTCGTAAAAACGGGTTGACTCAAGCCTGTGTCCTTTGATTCTTGCATATTCTTCAATGGTGCCCAGGGTGTTTATGGGAGAGTGCTGGAGAACGTGGATTTTCATACAAGATCAGTTTGTAATTTCAAGATTAAATACTACCCTTAATTCATTGAGAATTTCATATATTACTGACAGTTCAATCGAAGAAGCTTTGCCCTCTTTTTCTTTATCAAAGGACATTAATTTTTACCAATCTTTTTTAAAATTAAAAATGTTCAATACAGGGATTTGGCTGAAATAAACTTATATTTCAGGATGAAGTTATAAAGATGATCACAATGAACTCTGATATTTTAATACGCAGTTTCATAATAGCCTGTTTAATAACACTTATAACAGTACTTATAGAAGCCGCTTATTACGGATTGCAGCCTGAAAACGCCTATTTAGCCAGCGACGTTGGTTATTCTGTTACCAGTCCTTTTGTGAATAATTATTCAGACTTAACAAGCCCTGTAAACCGGATAATCCTTGGTATAATATTCATCTCTACTTTTGTAATATCTTTAAAGGAGATATCTAAGAGAGCTAAAAAAGAAAAACCATGCAAAAGATATTACTGAAATCCCGACAAGGATGCAATGCATAAAATCTGACAAAAAGATATTCCTTCCTAAATCAGATTTAAGAATCATCTCTACACCTGTGTAGAGATCTCCGATTTATGTAAAGATACCTGATAAACATTTAGTGTCTCTAATAATACATCTGGTATACAAAGATACAGTTATTTTGTTCTTTAGCTTTTATTTAGCAGTTCCAGGGATAACTCAGAGTGGAAACAAATTTCTTTCAGCAGTCGTCCGTACCACAGATTATGGAAATATATAATGATCTGCAGCCAATCTATTCTTAAATAACATTTAAAGGGCTTAAAACAGATTTTTGACTTTTTCCGTTATTTTTCTCTCTTATTCAGTTAATTTAAATAATATTAGAGCTTTATTTAATTCGGGGAATATAAAACTACAATCCTATGAAACAATGGTTGAGGGATGCATTAAACGTTAAGGTACTGCATTTTTCCACCGCGTTTCCTGTCATAATTCATGAGTCTCATTTGATTGAACTCTAATTTGGGAGAAGCTGTATACCAGCGCACGGGAACTCAGGTTAATAGTGAAAAGTATGATCTTTTCAAGCTTTTTGTCAGTGAATGCCTGAAAAAGTTTTAATAAGAGAATTTTCACAAAATAAAAAACTCACAGCTAAAGCTATGGAAAGCATATTAAAAGCTCTCAAAACCTGATCCGGCAATCGAGAATTTACGCCTAACTATCAGACTTACTGGTTAAAGGCAGGGTAAAAGCATGAGATCAACAAAATCGGTTTGTCCGGAATGCAAAAAGATAATTACGGCTTCAATCTTTGAGGAAAATGGAAAACTGATAATGGAAAAAGGCTGCCCTGAACATGGGAACTTCAGGGATATATACTGGTCAGACGCTGAACTTTACAGGAAGTTTGAAATTCATTCACATACCGGATCAGAGATTTCCCATCTCCAGGATTCTGATTCCACAAATTGCCCATTTGATTGCGGTATCTGTCCTGCTCACCAGACAGGAACTTTGCTTGCAAATATAGACATCACCAACAGATGCAACCTTGCATGCCCTGTCTGTTTTGCAAACGCAAGAGTGACAGGTCTCATTTATGAGCCTAGTTTCGAGGAAATCAGAAAGATGATGGAAACGCTCAGAAACGAAAAACCTGTTCCATGCTATGCCATTCAATTTTCTGGCGGAGAGCCAACAGTAAGGGATGACCTTCCTGAGATTATTGAACTGGCAGAAGAACTGGGTTTTTTGCAAATCCAGATTGCAAGCAACGGAGTTAAGCTTGCAAAAAGTCCAGAGTACTGCAAAAGACTTAAAGACGCCGGACTTCATACAATTTACCTCTCTTTTGATGGAGTCACACCAGATCCCTACATCAAAACCCGAGGTTTTAACGCCCTGCCCCTAAAGATAAAAGCTATCAAAAACTGCAGGGATTTTGGACCAGATAGTCTTGTGCTTGTGCCGACGCTTGCAAAAAAGGTTAACGATTCCCAAGTTGGAGGAATCATCCGGTTTGCAGCCGAACATCTTGACATTGTAAAAGGAGTAAATTTCCAGCCCATTGCCTTTACAGGAAGGGTGGACCAGTCTCAGCGAGAAGATAAAAGGATTACCATACCCGATGTGCTGAGACTTGTGGAGGAACAGACCGACGGAGAGATCTCCCGCAACGCCTGGTATCCTGTATCTTCTGTAGTCCCTATAAGCCGGTTTTTATCAGTTATGATGAAAGTCCCAATCCCTGAATTCACAGTCCACCAGCACTGCGGGGCTGCAACCTATCTATTCTTTGAAGAGGGTCATTTTATCCCGATTACAGATTTTATTGATGTTGATGGTTTTCTTGAGTTTATAAACGAAGTAATCCCTGAGATAAATGGGAAAGGAGGGCGGGTCCGAACCCTTGCAAAAGTCATAAAGGAGGTCCCAAGGTACATTGACGAGAGCAGGGGACCGAAATCAATAAACGTAACCCGGATGATTCTTGACGTCCTTAAAGCCGGCGATAAAGAACA
This region of Methanosarcina flavescens genomic DNA includes:
- a CDS encoding zinc-ribbon domain-containing protein, coding for MNLQEQIEEFNKRPNAKYAYIGLIIAVLFTIAAIADPQATIGMFFSIISLLFYLLVCYFIFKFCFRSQKQQQQQQVVINNSNKKARVCPKCGLQNDIDSKFCSDCGYEFKIGKSE
- the tes gene encoding tetraether lipid synthase Tes translates to MRSTKSVCPECKKIITASIFEENGKLIMEKGCPEHGNFRDIYWSDAELYRKFEIHSHTGSEISHLQDSDSTNCPFDCGICPAHQTGTLLANIDITNRCNLACPVCFANARVTGLIYEPSFEEIRKMMETLRNEKPVPCYAIQFSGGEPTVRDDLPEIIELAEELGFLQIQIASNGVKLAKSPEYCKRLKDAGLHTIYLSFDGVTPDPYIKTRGFNALPLKIKAIKNCRDFGPDSLVLVPTLAKKVNDSQVGGIIRFAAEHLDIVKGVNFQPIAFTGRVDQSQREDKRITIPDVLRLVEEQTDGEISRNAWYPVSSVVPISRFLSVMMKVPIPEFTVHQHCGAATYLFFEEGHFIPITDFIDVDGFLEFINEVIPEINGKGGRVRTLAKVIKEVPRYIDESRGPKSINVTRMILDVLKAGDKEHAARFHRNTLFVGVMHFQDLYNIDLERIKKCGVHYSTPDGRIIPFCTYNTFYRDSVELKFSMPYTQTNKSER
- a CDS encoding type 1 glutamine amidotransferase, which gives rise to MKIHVLQHSPINTLGTIEEYARIKGHRLESTRFYEAKSPPELDSFDLLIIMGGPMGIYDYEENPWLRDEKAFIKQAVDTGKPILGICLGAQLLADILGARVYENPHMEMGWFPVRASGGKNKPEFLEGLSERITVFHWHSRTFDLPAGAVHLFESEGCKNQGFIYNGRVVALQFHPEVNEERIRSLIERFGEGLAEGPFVQKKQEMLGQREYLVGTKEFMFLVLDRFEKMI
- a CDS encoding DUF2085 domain-containing protein, with the translated sequence MNLKSAKVNKYLKSINIWLRQSNLCHSKPDRCFVYKNRHLPLCARCTGIILGGLIYLISSKLFFFILPINPTYLNYKLCFVLAIPMVIDGGLQYLGYKQSTNNRRFATGFLFGIGSVIFCLNITEWFFLQLNA